One region of Synechococcus elongatus PCC 11801 genomic DNA includes:
- the dnaB gene encoding replicative DNA helicase, which produces MVQELRFDILPDRHEPPQNVEAEEAILGSILLDPEAIGRIADVLSPEAFYNSNHRDIYRAAVRLHSQGQPTDLTSLTTCLQDAGQLDKVGGQSRLAKLVDRVVTTANVEQYAQLVIDKFLRRQLIQAGNSVIQLGYDTTKPLEAVLDQAEQKVFGITQERPTMGLLPASEILTSTFAEIESRSMGTALSGISCNYYDLDAMTQGFQRSDLIIVAGRPAMGKTSIVLNIARNITVAHKLPVCVFSLEMSKEQLIYRLLSMEIGIESSRLRSGRIGDHEWEMLGKGIMQLSQLPVFIDDTPGLTVSEMRSKARRLMSEQGGQLGLILIDYLQLMEGSSSDNRVQEISKITRSLKGLARELNVPVIALSQLSRGVESRTNKRPMMSDLRESGSIEQDADLVMMIYRDEYYNPDTPDRGITEIIVAKHRNGPVGTVKLLFEPQFTRFRNLAGSSAPAV; this is translated from the coding sequence ATGGTTCAGGAACTCCGCTTTGATATCCTTCCCGATCGCCATGAGCCGCCCCAAAATGTCGAAGCTGAGGAAGCAATTCTGGGTAGCATCCTGCTCGATCCCGAGGCGATCGGGCGGATTGCCGATGTACTCTCACCGGAAGCCTTCTACAACTCCAACCACCGCGATATTTATCGGGCGGCAGTCCGGCTGCATAGCCAAGGTCAGCCAACGGATCTGACCAGTCTGACGACCTGCCTGCAAGATGCGGGTCAGCTCGACAAGGTCGGCGGTCAATCTCGACTGGCAAAGCTGGTCGATCGCGTGGTGACGACGGCTAACGTCGAGCAATACGCTCAGTTAGTAATCGACAAGTTTCTGCGGCGGCAACTGATTCAAGCCGGTAATTCCGTCATTCAACTGGGCTACGACACGACCAAGCCGCTGGAAGCCGTTCTTGATCAGGCGGAGCAAAAGGTCTTTGGCATTACCCAAGAACGCCCGACTATGGGCTTGCTACCGGCCTCCGAAATCCTGACGAGTACCTTTGCAGAAATCGAGAGTCGTTCCATGGGAACGGCGCTCTCGGGCATCTCTTGTAATTACTACGATCTGGATGCCATGACTCAGGGCTTCCAGCGATCGGATTTGATTATTGTGGCGGGACGACCGGCCATGGGAAAAACCAGTATTGTCCTCAACATTGCTCGCAATATTACCGTTGCTCATAAGCTGCCGGTTTGTGTCTTCAGTTTGGAGATGTCGAAGGAGCAATTGATCTATCGCCTGCTGTCGATGGAAATTGGCATCGAGAGTAGCCGCTTGCGATCGGGCCGGATTGGCGATCATGAGTGGGAAATGCTTGGCAAAGGGATTATGCAACTTTCCCAACTTCCCGTTTTTATTGACGATACGCCCGGATTGACTGTTTCGGAGATGCGATCGAAGGCTCGACGATTGATGTCTGAACAAGGAGGGCAACTCGGGCTAATTCTGATTGACTATCTGCAGCTTATGGAAGGTAGTTCCAGCGATAACCGGGTTCAAGAAATTTCTAAGATTACGCGATCGCTGAAAGGTTTGGCACGGGAGTTAAACGTTCCGGTAATTGCGCTTTCGCAGCTCAGTCGTGGTGTGGAATCACGAACCAATAAGCGACCGATGATGTCGGATTTGCGGGAAAGCGGTTCGATTGAGCAAGATGCTGATTTAGTGATGATGATCTATCGGGATGAATACTACAATCCTGACACTCCCGATCGCGGCATTACCGAAATTATTGTTGCCAAGCATCGGAATGGGCCGGTCGGCACCGTCAAGCTCCTGTTTGAGCCGCAGTTCACCCGTTTCCGCAACCTGGCGGGCAGTAGCGCTCCTGCGGTTTGA
- the mfd gene encoding transcription-repair coupling factor, producing the protein MTFSALIRTLARSPLSQDLLTKLEKQSGLRLIGAGRLAQGLVTSALVQAQSRSLLVICATLEEAGRWAAQLEGMGWPTLHFYPTSESSPYEAFDPESEMVWGQLQVLADLLEQSQPVAIVATERSLQPHLPPVEVLRPFCQTLQRGQEINLGELGDRLAQFGYERVQTVEAEGQWSRRGDIIDLFPVSAELPVRLELFGDELERLREFDPATQRSLDEIEILRLTPTSYAPVIAAALEGRSLDDWLTEAEQEAWQEGQPPEGMRRFLGVAFKQPASLLDYLPAGTVIAIDEPLQCRAHSDRWLEHVQDHWQEQEQVWPAIHRDFQAAWEEISCFQRIELSQLQTGGESELPVLDLAARSLPVLPHQFGKLADFIRTERDRHSIWLVSAQPSRMVALLQEHDCPAQFIPNPRDYPAIDRLSEKRFPIALKHSSLAELEGFSLPTFRLTLITDRECFGQHVLASPTYVRKRRRAASKQVDLDRLKPGDYVVHRNHGIGRFTKLESLSLGGEMREYLVLQYADGLLRVAADQLGSLSRYRGMGGERPELSSMTSKAWEKTKAKARKAVRKVAVDLLKLYAQRSQQEGHAYPPDQPWQQELEDSFPYQPTADQLKAVEAVKRDMESPQPMDRLVCGDVGFGKTEVAVRAIFKAVTAGKQVALLAPTTILTQQHYHTLKERFAPYPIQIGLLNRFRTASERQQILQRLATGELDVVVGTHQLLGKNTQFRDLGLLVVDEEQRFGVNQKEKIKALKTQVDVLTLSATPIPRTLYMALSGVREMSLITTPPPSRRPIKTHLMPYDLEAVRTAISQEIDRGGQVFYVVPRVEGIEAIATRLQEMLPSLRLAVAHGQMPEGELEATMLAFNNGEADAMICTTIIESGLDIPRVNTILIEDAQRFGLSQLYQLRGRVGRAGIQAHAWLFYPGETVLSDQARQRLRAIQEFTQLGSGYQLAMRDLEIRGVGNLLGVEQSGQMEAIGFDLYMEMLQESLQEIRGQDIPQVDDTQIDLNLTAFIPADYIPDLDAKMSAYRAVASARTPADLLQIAADWSDRYGPLPKAAQQLLRVMELKQVAKSLGFARIRTESKQHVILETPMEAPAWKRLHEKIASNLQSRFVYASGRVTVRGLGLQSAEQQVENLITWLSPLQSTLSELAIAA; encoded by the coding sequence ATGACTTTTTCAGCACTGATTCGCACCTTGGCGCGATCGCCCCTCAGCCAAGATCTGCTGACGAAGTTAGAGAAGCAATCGGGCCTGCGTCTGATTGGAGCCGGTCGCTTAGCGCAGGGGTTGGTGACCTCAGCCCTTGTCCAAGCCCAATCGCGATCGCTGCTGGTGATTTGCGCCACCCTCGAAGAAGCCGGTCGCTGGGCCGCGCAACTGGAAGGCATGGGCTGGCCGACGCTGCACTTTTACCCCACCTCGGAATCCTCACCCTACGAAGCCTTTGACCCCGAGTCCGAGATGGTTTGGGGGCAGTTGCAGGTGCTGGCCGATCTGCTGGAACAGAGTCAGCCTGTGGCGATCGTGGCAACCGAGCGATCGCTGCAACCCCATCTGCCGCCCGTGGAAGTGCTGCGTCCCTTTTGCCAAACGCTGCAGCGGGGTCAGGAGATCAATCTTGGGGAATTGGGCGATCGCCTTGCCCAGTTTGGTTACGAGCGGGTACAGACCGTTGAAGCAGAAGGCCAGTGGAGTCGTCGTGGCGACATCATCGACTTGTTTCCAGTTTCAGCGGAGTTACCGGTTCGACTGGAGTTGTTTGGCGATGAATTGGAGCGCTTGCGGGAATTCGATCCGGCAACCCAGCGATCGCTGGATGAGATCGAAATCCTACGACTGACCCCAACCAGCTATGCGCCGGTGATTGCAGCTGCTTTAGAGGGGCGATCGCTGGATGACTGGCTGACCGAGGCCGAACAGGAAGCCTGGCAAGAAGGGCAACCACCGGAAGGGATGCGCCGCTTTTTAGGGGTGGCCTTCAAACAGCCTGCTTCCCTGCTGGACTATCTACCGGCGGGCACGGTGATTGCGATCGATGAGCCGCTGCAGTGTCGCGCCCATAGCGATCGCTGGCTGGAGCATGTTCAAGATCACTGGCAGGAACAGGAGCAAGTTTGGCCAGCCATTCATCGCGATTTTCAAGCCGCTTGGGAGGAAATCAGCTGCTTTCAGCGGATCGAGCTGTCACAGCTGCAAACCGGCGGCGAGAGTGAGTTGCCCGTGCTCGATCTGGCGGCGCGATCGCTTCCTGTTCTGCCGCATCAGTTCGGCAAGCTGGCGGACTTCATCCGCACTGAGCGCGATCGCCACAGCATTTGGTTGGTCTCTGCTCAGCCCTCGCGGATGGTGGCACTGCTACAAGAACACGACTGCCCGGCGCAGTTTATCCCCAACCCCCGCGACTATCCGGCGATCGATCGCCTTAGTGAAAAACGTTTCCCGATCGCACTCAAGCATTCCAGTCTGGCGGAGCTAGAAGGCTTCAGCCTGCCCACTTTCCGGCTGACCTTGATCACCGATCGCGAATGCTTTGGTCAGCACGTCCTCGCCTCACCGACCTACGTCCGCAAACGGCGACGGGCAGCCTCTAAGCAAGTTGACCTCGATCGCCTCAAGCCCGGCGACTACGTCGTCCACCGAAACCATGGCATCGGTCGCTTTACCAAGCTGGAAAGCCTCAGTCTTGGCGGCGAAATGCGCGAGTATCTGGTGCTGCAATATGCCGATGGTCTGCTGCGAGTTGCCGCCGATCAACTTGGCAGCCTCAGCCGCTATCGCGGTATGGGCGGTGAGCGCCCTGAACTGAGCAGCATGACCAGTAAGGCTTGGGAGAAGACCAAAGCCAAAGCCCGCAAAGCCGTTCGGAAAGTCGCGGTCGATTTGCTCAAGCTCTACGCCCAGCGATCGCAGCAGGAGGGTCATGCCTACCCACCGGATCAGCCTTGGCAGCAAGAGCTGGAAGATTCCTTCCCCTACCAGCCGACAGCGGATCAGCTCAAGGCGGTAGAAGCAGTCAAGCGCGATATGGAAAGTCCGCAACCGATGGATCGCTTAGTCTGCGGGGACGTGGGTTTTGGCAAAACGGAAGTCGCGGTTCGCGCCATCTTTAAGGCAGTGACCGCCGGAAAGCAGGTGGCTTTACTTGCTCCGACAACGATCCTGACCCAGCAGCACTACCACACCCTCAAGGAACGCTTCGCGCCCTATCCAATTCAAATTGGCTTGCTCAACCGCTTCCGAACGGCGAGTGAACGGCAGCAGATTTTGCAGCGCCTCGCGACTGGTGAACTTGATGTCGTGGTTGGCACCCACCAGCTCCTGGGCAAAAACACGCAGTTTCGCGATCTTGGCCTGCTAGTCGTCGATGAAGAGCAGCGCTTTGGCGTTAACCAGAAGGAAAAAATCAAAGCCCTCAAAACCCAGGTCGATGTTCTGACCCTGAGTGCCACACCGATTCCGCGCACGCTCTACATGGCGCTCTCAGGTGTGCGGGAAATGAGCCTGATCACTACCCCGCCCCCTTCCCGTCGCCCGATTAAAACCCACCTAATGCCCTACGACTTGGAGGCGGTGCGGACGGCAATTTCCCAGGAGATCGATCGCGGTGGACAAGTCTTCTATGTCGTCCCTCGTGTCGAAGGAATTGAGGCGATCGCGACTCGCTTGCAGGAAATGTTGCCCAGCTTGCGCCTTGCCGTTGCCCATGGTCAGATGCCAGAAGGCGAATTGGAGGCAACGATGCTGGCCTTCAATAACGGCGAAGCCGACGCGATGATCTGCACCACGATCATCGAGTCTGGCTTGGATATTCCCCGCGTCAACACGATTTTGATCGAAGACGCCCAGCGCTTTGGCCTTTCGCAGCTCTACCAGTTGCGCGGTCGCGTCGGTCGGGCTGGAATTCAAGCCCACGCTTGGCTGTTCTATCCCGGTGAAACGGTGCTCTCCGATCAGGCACGACAACGCTTGCGGGCTATTCAGGAGTTCACACAGCTGGGATCGGGCTATCAGCTCGCCATGCGGGACTTAGAGATTCGTGGCGTTGGCAACCTGCTGGGAGTCGAGCAATCCGGTCAGATGGAGGCGATCGGCTTCGACCTCTACATGGAAATGCTGCAGGAATCGCTGCAGGAAATTCGCGGTCAAGATATTCCCCAGGTTGATGACACCCAGATCGACCTCAATCTCACGGCCTTCATCCCTGCTGACTACATTCCCGACCTCGATGCCAAGATGAGCGCCTATCGGGCTGTAGCCTCGGCGCGTACCCCCGCTGATCTGCTGCAAATCGCAGCGGACTGGAGCGATCGCTATGGCCCGTTGCCCAAAGCGGCTCAGCAATTGCTGCGGGTAATGGAACTCAAGCAAGTGGCAAAATCACTGGGCTTTGCCCGCATTCGCACTGAGTCCAAGCAGCACGTCATTCTAGAAACGCCGATGGAAGCCCCAGCGTGGAAACGCCTGCACGAAAAAATTGCTAGCAATCTTCAGAGCCGTTTTGTCTATGCCTCAGGGCGCGTTACTGTGCGCGGGTTAGGGCTTCAGAGTGCTGAGCAGCAGGTGGAAAATCTGATCACTTGGCTCAGCCCCCTGCAAAGCACCTTGTCAGAATTGGCGATCGCCGCCTAA
- a CDS encoding DUF1622 domain-containing protein has product MVELEVFEKGLRILAEGTRLSLETLSVLCVLVGLLATLRRTSMMRRQLRHSSDLPFTKIRLGFGAWLSLALEFQLGADIVATTTTPNTVNLIQLGVVALIRTFLNFFLAREMEMEHRMETQARSAQDNTPT; this is encoded by the coding sequence ATGGTCGAGCTAGAAGTCTTCGAAAAAGGCCTCCGTATCCTAGCCGAAGGGACTCGCCTCAGCTTAGAAACCCTCTCGGTTCTCTGTGTTTTGGTTGGGTTACTAGCAACCCTGCGCCGCACGAGTATGATGCGACGACAACTCAGGCACAGTAGCGACTTGCCCTTCACCAAAATTCGCTTAGGGTTTGGGGCCTGGCTCTCGTTAGCTCTCGAGTTTCAGCTGGGTGCCGATATTGTGGCAACCACCACCACACCTAACACTGTTAACCTCATTCAGCTTGGCGTGGTAGCTCTGATCCGAACCTTTCTTAATTTTTTCCTGGCTCGGGAAATGGAGATGGAGCACCGAATGGAAACCCAAGCTCGCTCGGCGCAGGATAATACTCCAACTTAG
- a CDS encoding acyltransferase codes for MLRSLLRGLYRRWSWHQPAWRARFYRWLYPQIQAIRIGRHLQISGEDRIWIGPGCIIHDDVELVAKAGARIKIGPGCTLYPRTKLLAYSGDLVLEGDVSVNSFAIVFANSGTTIGRLTRIASHAVINPTEHRYDDPSRPIDDQPISNQPVQIGSDCWICTAAVIRGGTQLGAGSIVGAQALTHGSYPTGSVLVGSPARLLRRRAIQEDPSAIADHL; via the coding sequence ATGCTGCGATCGCTGTTACGAGGCCTTTATCGCCGCTGGTCTTGGCATCAACCGGCTTGGAGGGCTCGGTTCTATCGCTGGCTCTACCCTCAAATTCAGGCCATTCGCATTGGCCGCCATCTGCAGATCAGTGGTGAAGACCGAATTTGGATTGGGCCAGGCTGCATTATTCACGACGATGTAGAACTGGTGGCGAAAGCAGGAGCCCGCATCAAAATTGGTCCAGGTTGCACCCTCTATCCCCGCACAAAGTTATTGGCCTATTCCGGTGATCTTGTGCTGGAAGGAGATGTTTCAGTGAACTCCTTTGCGATCGTGTTTGCCAACAGTGGCACGACGATTGGACGCCTGACGCGTATTGCTTCCCATGCAGTGATCAATCCGACAGAACATCGCTACGATGACCCCTCGCGCCCGATTGATGATCAACCTATTTCTAATCAACCCGTTCAAATTGGATCGGACTGCTGGATTTGTACTGCCGCCGTGATTCGGGGCGGTACCCAACTCGGGGCCGGCAGTATTGTCGGTGCTCAAGCGCTAACCCACGGTTCTTATCCAACTGGTTCTGTCCTCGTTGGATCGCCTGCAAGACTGCTCCGACGGCGAGCTATCCAAGAAGATCCCAGCGCGATCGCAGATCACCTTTGA
- the aqpZ gene encoding aquaporin Z, protein MPLTKRCVAEFIGTFWLVLGGCGSAVLAAAFPYSAQPDQNANFFGLGFLGVSIAFGLTLLTMAYAIGHISGCHINPAVSFGLWAGKRFRGSELLPYIVAQVLGAIAAGGVIYLIASGRPGFALSGSNPLATNGFGAHSPGGYNLLAALITEVVMTFIFLLVILGSTDRRAPKGFAPIPIGWSLTLIHLISIPVTNTSVNPARSTGVALFAGSTEIISQLWLFWLAPIIGAIAAGYFYLAVFEPSSRESAE, encoded by the coding sequence ATGCCTTTAACAAAGCGGTGCGTTGCAGAGTTTATAGGAACGTTCTGGTTAGTTTTGGGTGGGTGTGGCAGTGCCGTGCTGGCAGCTGCCTTCCCCTACTCAGCACAACCGGATCAGAATGCCAACTTCTTCGGATTGGGATTTCTCGGTGTCTCGATCGCTTTTGGGTTGACACTTCTGACGATGGCATATGCGATTGGTCACATTTCCGGGTGTCACATCAACCCAGCAGTTTCCTTTGGCCTTTGGGCAGGTAAGCGATTCCGGGGCTCAGAGTTATTGCCCTACATCGTGGCCCAGGTGCTGGGGGCTATTGCCGCTGGAGGTGTCATTTATTTGATCGCAAGCGGTCGTCCTGGCTTTGCGCTCAGCGGCAGCAATCCCTTAGCTACCAATGGTTTCGGAGCCCATTCGCCGGGAGGCTATAACCTGCTTGCGGCCTTAATCACGGAAGTGGTGATGACGTTTATATTCCTTTTGGTGATTTTGGGGTCTACCGATCGCCGCGCCCCAAAAGGCTTTGCACCAATTCCTATCGGCTGGAGCCTGACATTGATTCACCTGATTAGTATTCCTGTTACCAATACTTCTGTGAATCCGGCTCGAAGCACAGGCGTTGCACTCTTTGCTGGATCAACAGAAATTATCAGTCAACTCTGGTTGTTCTGGTTGGCACCAATTATTGGCGCGATCGCAGCAGGCTATTTTTACCTTGCTGTGTTTGAGCCTTCGAGTCGCGAATCAGCAGAATAA
- a CDS encoding response regulator: MSLEKILIIDDSRVIRARIRDMLPQGNFEVLEAQDGAEGLQLIRQVHPNLVLMDFLMPRMNGWEVLQQLQQDATLWDIPLVVMSGRKEEVTEHVTEPFEYFEFVGKPFERHDLVEAIRSAMAKARQRASKPAPAPVAAGSSAEVAELKQRLKTVEEELASLKRQMGQLVTFIKQRLQ; encoded by the coding sequence GTGAGCCTAGAGAAGATCCTGATCATTGACGACAGCCGAGTGATTCGGGCCCGGATCCGTGACATGTTGCCTCAGGGAAACTTTGAAGTCCTCGAAGCTCAGGATGGGGCCGAAGGATTGCAACTGATTCGCCAAGTTCATCCCAATCTAGTGTTGATGGACTTTTTGATGCCACGGATGAATGGCTGGGAAGTCCTGCAGCAGCTTCAGCAAGATGCCACACTCTGGGATATCCCGCTGGTGGTGATGTCAGGCCGCAAGGAAGAGGTAACGGAACACGTTACCGAGCCCTTCGAATATTTCGAGTTTGTGGGCAAGCCCTTTGAACGCCACGACTTAGTTGAGGCGATTCGCTCGGCGATGGCTAAAGCACGCCAGCGAGCCTCTAAACCTGCGCCTGCACCTGTGGCAGCCGGAAGCAGCGCTGAGGTGGCTGAGTTGAAGCAGCGCCTCAAGACTGTTGAGGAAGAATTGGCGTCGCTGAAGCGGCAGATGGGACAACTGGTGACGTTCATCAAACAACGGCTTCAGTAG
- a CDS encoding serine/threonine-protein kinase — protein sequence MRTPTLLAGRYQLQSALSSGGFAETWLAIDTMTPSRRSVVVKQLKAPADDSVLPVVLAAFEREAAVLEQLGQHCDRVPVLYAYFEEAGQLYLVQEYIAGQTLRQVGRRSPAQARSLLEQLLAILAPIHQAGVIHRDIKPDNIILRESDGQPVLIDFGAVRQAIETASATQLRTASKVIGTPGYMAPEQAMGRVTFATDLYGLAMTLGFALTGQDPLDWPTDPRTGLILWETLLPDLDPSLRGILEQASQPQLAQRYGSVAEVQAALYTDTAIATQVVAPRDQPRKQERRAKPPRRKSEPRSLQPVPPPLPRSNRPQPRRGLWFGIGIFLVLSLTGAGLATGLWFWQEQERAKQQALQQQFEELQANLQEARRRAEAARAEAERAKAEAEAAKNNPIGALAEQWFGGSDEPEAPTTLTADNAIATVQSLYGAIAARNWSTAQTYFAGDLAAQFDPQFFAQFREVTVENFSITRQSLDRIELVGENRYIWPDGSQQREQRAFTIVPEGETLKVVESQFLSVIEPRR from the coding sequence ATGAGAACCCCAACACTGCTAGCCGGTCGCTATCAGTTGCAATCTGCGTTGTCTTCGGGAGGGTTTGCCGAAACGTGGTTGGCGATCGATACCATGACGCCCTCCCGGCGATCGGTAGTGGTCAAACAGCTAAAAGCCCCAGCCGATGACAGCGTTTTGCCCGTCGTGCTCGCCGCTTTTGAGCGTGAAGCCGCAGTGCTCGAACAGCTTGGCCAGCACTGCGATCGCGTGCCGGTCCTCTATGCCTATTTTGAAGAGGCGGGGCAACTCTACCTCGTTCAGGAGTACATCGCCGGTCAGACCTTGCGGCAGGTTGGACGGCGGTCCCCCGCACAAGCGCGATCGCTTCTAGAACAGCTCTTGGCTATCTTGGCTCCCATCCACCAGGCAGGCGTTATCCATCGGGATATCAAGCCCGACAACATCATCCTGCGCGAGTCCGACGGTCAGCCCGTCCTGATTGACTTTGGTGCGGTACGCCAAGCGATTGAAACTGCCAGCGCAACCCAGCTGCGTACCGCCTCGAAGGTCATTGGCACCCCGGGCTATATGGCACCCGAGCAAGCGATGGGGCGCGTCACCTTTGCAACCGACCTCTACGGCTTGGCCATGACACTTGGCTTTGCGTTGACAGGGCAGGATCCACTCGATTGGCCAACCGATCCTCGCACTGGCTTGATTCTCTGGGAAACACTCCTGCCCGATCTCGATCCCAGCCTGCGAGGGATTCTGGAACAGGCCAGCCAGCCTCAGTTGGCCCAGCGCTATGGATCAGTCGCTGAGGTCCAAGCGGCACTGTACACAGACACAGCGATCGCCACTCAAGTAGTCGCCCCTCGAGATCAGCCAAGAAAGCAGGAACGACGGGCGAAGCCCCCACGCCGCAAGTCTGAACCGCGATCACTGCAACCTGTGCCGCCACCCCTACCCCGCAGCAATCGCCCCCAACCGCGACGAGGTCTGTGGTTCGGGATTGGGATCTTTCTGGTCTTGAGCCTGACGGGAGCAGGCTTGGCAACCGGTCTCTGGTTTTGGCAAGAACAAGAACGCGCTAAGCAACAGGCACTGCAGCAGCAATTCGAGGAATTGCAAGCCAATCTTCAAGAAGCGCGTCGTCGTGCCGAAGCGGCAAGGGCTGAAGCAGAGCGAGCCAAGGCCGAGGCTGAAGCCGCCAAGAATAATCCCATTGGCGCCTTGGCTGAGCAATGGTTTGGAGGCAGCGACGAGCCGGAAGCTCCGACTACGCTGACCGCTGACAATGCGATCGCCACGGTTCAATCGCTCTATGGTGCGATCGCAGCTCGTAATTGGTCTACTGCGCAAACGTATTTTGCTGGCGATCTGGCTGCCCAATTCGATCCGCAGTTCTTTGCACAATTCCGCGAGGTGACGGTTGAAAATTTCAGCATCACTCGTCAATCTCTTGATCGCATTGAACTTGTAGGCGAGAACCGCTACATCTGGCCGGATGGCAGCCAGCAGCGAGAACAGCGAGCGTTCACGATCGTCCCAGAGGGAGAGACCTTGAAAGTCGTCGAGTCTCAGTTTCTGAGCGTAATAGAACCACGACGCTAA
- a CDS encoding RluA family pseudouridine synthase has product MSDRLHLEITEVPAERLDRWLAQQWPQLSRARLQKLIAAGQLRVNGQICDERRWQPRLGDRLELEMPPTEAIALAPEAIPLDILYEDADLLIVNKAAGMVVHPAAGHDSGTLVHALLAHCGDSLTGIGGEQRPGIVHRLDKDTTGAMVVAKTEAALVSLQDQIRAKTAQREYLGVVFGSPRQDSGQVEAPIGRHLRDRKRMAIVPIERGGRWALTHWQVKERLGNYTLIHYRLATGRTHQIRVHSHHIGHPLVGDLLYGNGRSLGVNLQGQALHAWRLSLQHPRTGEAIAVEAPLPAEFQRLLRVLRDRSPHP; this is encoded by the coding sequence ATGAGCGATCGCCTGCACCTAGAAATTACGGAAGTCCCGGCTGAAAGGCTCGATCGCTGGCTAGCGCAGCAATGGCCGCAGCTATCGCGGGCACGGCTCCAGAAGTTGATTGCCGCCGGTCAATTGCGGGTCAATGGTCAGATTTGCGATGAGCGTCGCTGGCAACCGCGTTTGGGCGATCGCCTCGAACTGGAAATGCCGCCGACAGAAGCGATCGCCCTTGCGCCCGAGGCCATTCCCCTCGACATCCTTTACGAAGACGCTGACTTGTTGATCGTCAATAAGGCAGCTGGCATGGTGGTGCATCCTGCGGCTGGGCACGACAGCGGCACACTGGTCCATGCGCTACTGGCGCACTGCGGTGACTCCCTGACTGGAATTGGTGGCGAGCAGCGCCCTGGCATTGTCCATCGCCTCGACAAGGACACAACTGGGGCGATGGTGGTGGCGAAGACCGAAGCAGCGCTGGTATCCCTACAGGATCAAATTCGAGCGAAAACTGCACAGCGGGAGTATCTCGGCGTTGTCTTTGGTTCGCCCCGACAAGACAGTGGTCAGGTTGAAGCTCCGATTGGCCGGCATCTGCGCGATCGCAAACGGATGGCTATCGTCCCGATCGAGCGTGGCGGGCGCTGGGCACTCACCCACTGGCAGGTCAAGGAACGCCTGGGTAACTACACCTTGATCCACTACCGCCTTGCCACCGGTCGCACACATCAAATCCGGGTTCATAGTCACCACATTGGTCATCCGCTGGTGGGCGATCTGCTCTACGGCAATGGGCGATCGCTGGGGGTTAATCTCCAAGGACAGGCCCTGCATGCCTGGCGGCTGAGCCTCCAGCATCCCCGTACGGGCGAGGCGATCGCGGTCGAAGCACCCCTCCCTGCTGAATTTCAACGTTTGCTACGCGTTTTGCGCGACCGGAGTCCCCACCCATGA
- a CDS encoding AI-2E family transporter, translating into MSESDRRISLTTDSLLLIVGLALALLMLWQLRGLILILMSAIVLAASIAPIVNQLEAWRFPRWLGVLVAYGGLLAILTGASLLVGPLVISQIETLLRQLPNLVERVELLSIDIAEQLDLQDSPLLPQLVNPQEVAGWVINTSQQLLRQSYGITRGIVGGFFSVVLGLLLSSYLVADSKTLGRGFVRLFAAPWDDRLAALLGPVGQRMGAYIRGRVLVSLLLGIAIALGLRALGLGDYAIGLGAIAGFTNLIPFLGPFLGAIPALFVALAQGDSAWLFLWVLLLFVIIQNLESYVLDPLLVGAAVGIHPLYQLLAVLGGVQLLGIVGAVIAPPWIAGAALLLERLYLQPKDLAKQGLPPEANQP; encoded by the coding sequence ATGAGTGAGAGCGATCGCCGCATTTCCCTGACGACCGACAGCCTACTGCTGATCGTGGGGCTAGCGCTTGCACTGCTCATGCTCTGGCAGTTGCGGGGGCTGATTTTAATCTTGATGAGTGCGATCGTGCTGGCAGCGTCGATTGCGCCGATCGTCAATCAGCTCGAGGCGTGGCGCTTCCCACGCTGGCTGGGGGTACTGGTGGCCTATGGCGGCTTGCTAGCTATTTTGACGGGGGCAAGCTTGCTGGTGGGCCCCCTCGTAATCAGCCAAATTGAAACCCTGTTGCGGCAACTGCCCAACCTAGTCGAGCGGGTGGAACTGCTCTCGATTGACATTGCTGAACAGCTCGACCTGCAGGACTCCCCCCTCTTGCCCCAATTGGTCAATCCCCAAGAGGTCGCAGGCTGGGTGATCAATACCTCCCAACAATTACTCCGCCAGTCCTATGGGATTACGCGCGGCATCGTGGGTGGTTTCTTCAGTGTTGTTCTCGGTCTGCTGCTGTCCAGTTACTTAGTCGCTGACAGCAAAACACTCGGGCGAGGCTTCGTACGGCTCTTTGCCGCCCCTTGGGACGATCGACTAGCTGCGCTACTCGGTCCGGTGGGCCAGCGCATGGGCGCCTATATTCGCGGACGAGTGTTGGTTTCGCTGCTCTTGGGCATCGCGATCGCGCTAGGGTTACGGGCTCTCGGCTTGGGCGATTACGCCATTGGCCTCGGGGCGATCGCCGGTTTTACCAACCTGATTCCCTTCCTCGGACCCTTCTTGGGAGCCATTCCGGCTCTGTTCGTTGCCCTAGCGCAGGGAGATAGCGCTTGGTTATTTCTCTGGGTTTTGCTGTTGTTCGTCATTATTCAAAATCTGGAAAGCTATGTGCTCGATCCACTGCTAGTGGGTGCAGCCGTGGGGATCCACCCGCTGTATCAGCTCTTGGCAGTGTTGGGGGGTGTGCAACTCCTCGGGATCGTTGGGGCTGTCATTGCTCCCCCTTGGATTGCCGGTGCTGCGCTTTTACTCGAGCGGCTCTACCTCCAACCGAAGGACTTGGCCAAACAAGGGCTACCACCCGAGGCGAACCAGCCATGA